The following are encoded together in the Longimicrobium sp. genome:
- a CDS encoding helix-turn-helix domain-containing protein, with product MMDRRSYNEYCGLAKALDVVGERWTLLVVRNLLLGPLRYSELLRGLPGITTNLLAKRLKEMEEGGLLERVRFPGAEGGHAYRLTPLGHALEPAIHALGRWGWNRMGRPAGEHRDVEWLFVALRRRYRGGARLAAELLADGAPYRFVLAEDGVEIGRGTLAHPDVRVRAPAMAFVTLFLQGWPEDGLPAGVEVEGDERDFRALVDAFERGDPLVARAGVGKGG from the coding sequence ATGATGGACCGGCGCTCCTACAACGAGTACTGCGGGCTGGCGAAGGCGCTCGACGTGGTCGGCGAGCGGTGGACGCTGCTGGTCGTGCGCAACCTGCTGCTGGGGCCGCTGCGCTACTCCGAGCTGCTGCGCGGGCTGCCGGGGATCACCACCAACCTGCTCGCCAAGCGGCTGAAGGAGATGGAGGAGGGCGGGCTGCTGGAGCGGGTCCGCTTCCCCGGCGCCGAGGGCGGGCACGCGTACCGGCTGACGCCGCTGGGCCACGCGCTGGAGCCGGCGATCCACGCGCTGGGGCGGTGGGGGTGGAACCGGATGGGCCGCCCCGCGGGCGAGCACCGCGACGTGGAGTGGCTGTTCGTGGCGCTCAGGCGGCGCTACCGCGGGGGCGCGCGCCTCGCGGCCGAGCTGCTGGCGGACGGCGCCCCCTACCGCTTCGTCCTGGCCGAGGACGGCGTGGAGATCGGGCGCGGCACCCTCGCGCACCCGGACGTCCGCGTCCGCGCCCCGGCGATGGCGTTCGTCACGCTCTTCCTCCAGGGGTGGCCGGAGGACGGCCTCCCCGCCGGCGTCGAGGTGGAGGGCGACGAGCGGGACTTCCGCGCGCTGGTCGACGCCTTCGAGCGCGGGGACCCCCTGGTGGCGCGCGCGGGCGTGGGAAAAGGTGGGTGA
- a CDS encoding sterol desaturase family protein: MGIILFSIPFFFLLIGVELAYSAWSGRRLLRLNDSIADLSCGILSQLSGVFSKLLTIGIYIQVEAHWAVQRWIPGAPSWPEGAPLARAEAFPWIAVNAAALASWAAVFLLVDLAYYWSHRLSHEVNLLWAGHVVHHSSEEYNLAVALRQSSLHGMMTWVFYVPLALVGIPWQMYVSAYALNLVYQFWIHTRAVGRMGWLAEAVLNTPSHHRVHHGRNPKYLDRNHGGVFIVWDRLFGTFQPEEEEPVYGLTKPLRSWNPLWANVHVFAEIFRDVRRARGWRNRLMYCFGPPGWRSDAEGGPVAPPEVTRATAESFDPVIPASLAGYGLAQFVVALGASLALLLGADALPPHHLAAGGFYVAVSLAGVGGVFEAVKWAGPIEAARHAVLGAACLVLGGVGMAPAWLAAGGFVFCALSLAWFLSRRGHLTETELAPIM; encoded by the coding sequence ATGGGCATCATCCTCTTCTCGATCCCCTTCTTCTTCCTGCTGATCGGGGTGGAGCTGGCGTACAGCGCCTGGTCCGGCCGGCGGCTGCTGCGCCTCAACGACTCCATCGCCGACCTGAGCTGCGGCATCCTGAGCCAGCTCTCGGGCGTGTTCTCCAAGCTGCTCACCATCGGCATCTACATCCAGGTCGAGGCGCACTGGGCGGTGCAGCGGTGGATCCCGGGCGCGCCCTCGTGGCCGGAGGGGGCGCCGCTCGCCCGCGCGGAGGCGTTTCCCTGGATCGCGGTGAACGCGGCGGCGCTGGCGAGCTGGGCGGCGGTGTTCCTGCTGGTGGACCTGGCGTACTACTGGAGCCACCGGCTCTCGCACGAGGTGAACCTGCTGTGGGCCGGCCACGTGGTGCACCACTCCAGCGAGGAGTACAACCTGGCGGTGGCGCTCCGGCAGAGCTCGCTGCACGGGATGATGACGTGGGTGTTCTACGTGCCGCTCGCCCTGGTCGGCATCCCCTGGCAGATGTACGTCTCGGCGTACGCGCTCAACCTGGTCTACCAGTTCTGGATCCACACCCGCGCGGTGGGGAGGATGGGCTGGCTGGCCGAGGCGGTGCTGAACACGCCCTCGCACCACCGGGTGCACCACGGGCGCAACCCGAAGTACCTGGACCGCAACCACGGCGGCGTCTTCATCGTGTGGGACCGGCTCTTCGGCACCTTCCAGCCCGAGGAGGAGGAGCCGGTCTACGGCCTCACGAAGCCGCTGCGCAGCTGGAACCCGCTCTGGGCCAACGTGCACGTCTTCGCGGAGATCTTCCGCGACGTGCGGCGCGCCCGCGGCTGGCGCAACCGGCTGATGTACTGCTTCGGCCCGCCGGGGTGGCGCTCCGACGCCGAGGGCGGCCCCGTGGCGCCGCCCGAGGTCACGCGCGCGACGGCGGAGTCTTTCGATCCGGTGATCCCGGCGAGCCTGGCGGGCTACGGCCTGGCGCAGTTCGTGGTGGCGCTGGGCGCCAGCCTGGCGCTGCTGCTCGGCGCGGACGCGCTTCCGCCGCACCACCTGGCGGCGGGGGGCTTCTACGTGGCGGTGAGCCTGGCGGGGGTCGGCGGCGTGTTCGAGGCGGTGAAGTGGGCGGGCCCGATCGAGGCGGCGCGCCACGCGGTGCTCGGCGCCGCCTGCCTGGTGCTGGGCGGGGTGGGGATGGCGCCGGCCTGGCTGGCGGCGGGCGGCTTCGTCTTCTGCGCCCTCTCGCTCGCCTGGTTCCTCTCCCGCCGTGGCCACCTCACCGAGACCGAGCTGGCGCCGATCATGTGA
- a CDS encoding DUF6174 domain-containing protein, translated as MRRSFLLIAVVLPLAGTACAHRSAPAQATQAAQTAAAPADSELARARRLWAEKGPKSYRYLYRASCFCYIRDELEIVVENGRMTSARRTKDGDWVAETFWVAFPTVDELFDAIEKARREGTPVEARYDPELGYPTDVTIGTMANDAGVRHILRALEPLGQRTI; from the coding sequence ATGCGCCGAAGCTTCCTCCTGATCGCCGTCGTCCTCCCGCTCGCGGGCACCGCGTGCGCGCACCGGTCCGCGCCGGCGCAGGCCACCCAGGCCGCGCAGACCGCCGCGGCGCCGGCCGACAGCGAGCTGGCGCGGGCGCGCCGGCTGTGGGCGGAGAAAGGGCCGAAGAGCTACCGCTACCTCTACCGGGCCAGCTGCTTCTGCTACATCCGCGACGAGCTGGAGATCGTGGTCGAGAACGGGCGGATGACGTCGGCGCGGCGCACGAAGGACGGCGACTGGGTGGCCGAGACCTTCTGGGTGGCGTTCCCCACCGTCGACGAGCTGTTCGACGCCATCGAGAAGGCGCGGCGCGAGGGCACGCCCGTCGAGGCGCGCTACGACCCGGAGCTGGGCTACCCCACCGACGTCACCATCGGCACCATGGCGAACGACGCGGGAGTGCGGCACATCCTGCGCGCGCTGGAGCCGCTCGGGCAGCGCACCATCTGA
- a CDS encoding DUF6174 domain-containing protein yields MSGELIAMRQRWEAQGIDDYRYRYFATCFCLFDEEVMITVEDRRITSVRLVKNGEAVPREDWWLFPTVDELFARLASAQRSGTYNDAVFHPRLGYPMTATIGTLENDAGVRHQLRDLEPAD; encoded by the coding sequence GTGTCCGGCGAGCTCATCGCCATGCGGCAGCGCTGGGAGGCGCAGGGGATCGACGACTACCGCTACCGCTACTTCGCCACCTGCTTCTGCCTCTTCGACGAAGAGGTGATGATCACCGTGGAGGACCGGCGGATCACGTCGGTGCGGCTGGTGAAGAACGGCGAGGCGGTCCCGCGCGAGGACTGGTGGCTGTTCCCCACCGTCGACGAGCTGTTCGCCCGGCTGGCCTCGGCGCAGCGGTCGGGCACCTACAACGACGCGGTCTTCCATCCGCGGCTCGGCTACCCGATGACGGCCACCATCGGCACCCTGGAGAACGACGCCGGCGTGCGGCACCAGCTGCGCGACCTGGAGCCGGCCGACTGA
- a CDS encoding glycosyltransferase, producing the protein MSTLAREAAASHSPAPDAAPTQALPVVPEALRRNFGVLVPAFDEVENVPALFRELRATFERHGLAGEVILVDDGSADGTYEAALQEAERFPRTKVLRHRRNLGKTEAMVTGARSAETEFLVLFDADLQHSTEEIPRFLAKLAEGYDIVCGRKVGRYEKAAVSGAYNRLSQALFEVPVRDLNSMKAFRAEILREIPLRHDWHRFFVVLAHAQGWSVGEIDIELHPRRAGRPKFTGRRRVLVGVGDLVVVWFYLKFSEKPMQFFGGTGLVLILLGLLVGLATVVLRVVHWMPPFGYRPLLTLVVLLETVGFIIFGFGFMAELIATLRAEVDQLRRR; encoded by the coding sequence GTGAGCACCCTGGCCCGCGAGGCGGCCGCCTCGCACTCCCCGGCGCCCGACGCGGCTCCGACGCAGGCGCTTCCGGTGGTCCCGGAGGCGCTTCGCCGCAACTTCGGCGTGCTGGTCCCCGCCTTCGACGAGGTGGAGAACGTCCCCGCGCTCTTCCGCGAGCTCCGGGCGACGTTCGAGCGCCACGGCCTCGCGGGCGAGGTGATCCTGGTGGACGACGGCTCGGCCGACGGCACCTACGAGGCGGCGCTCCAGGAGGCGGAGCGCTTCCCGCGGACGAAGGTGCTGCGCCACCGCAGGAACCTGGGGAAGACCGAGGCGATGGTGACGGGGGCGCGCTCGGCGGAGACCGAGTTCCTGGTGCTCTTCGACGCCGACCTGCAGCACTCCACCGAGGAGATCCCGCGCTTCCTGGCGAAGCTGGCCGAGGGGTACGACATAGTCTGCGGGCGCAAGGTGGGGCGCTACGAGAAGGCGGCGGTGAGCGGGGCGTACAACCGCCTGTCGCAGGCGCTCTTCGAGGTGCCGGTGCGGGACCTCAACTCGATGAAGGCGTTCCGCGCCGAGATCCTGCGCGAGATCCCGCTGCGCCACGACTGGCACCGCTTCTTCGTGGTGCTGGCCCACGCGCAGGGGTGGTCGGTGGGCGAGATCGACATCGAGCTCCACCCGCGGCGCGCCGGGAGGCCCAAGTTCACGGGGCGCCGCCGGGTGCTGGTGGGGGTGGGCGACCTGGTGGTGGTCTGGTTCTACCTGAAGTTCAGCGAGAAGCCGATGCAGTTCTTCGGCGGGACGGGCCTCGTGCTCATCCTGCTGGGGCTGCTGGTGGGGCTGGCGACGGTGGTGCTGCGCGTGGTGCACTGGATGCCGCCGTTCGGCTACCGGCCGCTGCTCACGCTGGTGGTGCTGCTGGAGACGGTGGGCTTCATCATCTTCGGCTTCGGCTTCATGGCCGAGCTGATCGCCACGCTGCGCGCCGAGGTGGACCAGCTACGCAGGCGCTGA
- the rpoN gene encoding RNA polymerase factor sigma-54, which yields MKTGLYQGTTLKQEMKINPRLYQAMDLLYMPLLDLQQHLKQELLNNPFLDLVEGDVEEMVEKEKEEEKDEDEIDWEEILLNGFETGGRREEYEEREYYEPVSVDTRELGDHLHDQLTLLRLSERELLLGEEIIGNVNDEGYLECGLEEIVVALNDFCHETDAWDGVRPYTVDEAERMLRVIQNFDPPGIGARDLRECILLQLRDAVVQDLIKETGEGEPPLAEVEERLQQSLAYRIVDQYFDQLINHRWSEISKELSITPRDVQDAADEVAKLDPKPGLKYASHGDNYIIPDLIVEKIDGEYLVFLNDTSLPRLKLSRTYRDIAKDKKKFVGENKEFISNKLNSANWMIQAIEQRRQTMLKVMNFIVDRQRDFFEKGVQYLKPLTLREVAEVIDMHESTVSRVTNEKFVQTPRGVFPLKFFFSSGLSTTSGEDVSARGIKAQIEKLVGEEDPAHPLTDQAIVNILKDEGIQIARRTVAKYRDQLGILSARMRKRV from the coding sequence ATGAAGACGGGCCTGTACCAGGGGACCACCCTCAAGCAGGAGATGAAGATCAACCCTCGCCTGTACCAGGCGATGGATCTCCTGTACATGCCTCTCCTGGACCTGCAGCAGCACCTCAAGCAGGAGCTGCTGAACAACCCGTTCCTCGACCTGGTGGAGGGCGACGTCGAGGAGATGGTGGAGAAGGAGAAGGAAGAGGAGAAGGACGAGGACGAGATCGACTGGGAGGAGATCCTCCTGAACGGTTTCGAGACGGGCGGCCGCCGCGAGGAGTACGAGGAGCGCGAGTACTACGAGCCCGTCTCGGTCGACACCAGGGAGCTGGGCGACCACCTGCACGACCAGCTCACGCTGCTGCGCCTCTCCGAGCGCGAGCTGCTGCTGGGCGAGGAGATCATCGGCAACGTCAACGACGAGGGGTACCTCGAGTGCGGGCTCGAGGAGATCGTGGTGGCGCTGAACGACTTCTGCCACGAGACCGACGCCTGGGACGGCGTGCGCCCGTACACGGTCGACGAGGCCGAGCGGATGCTCCGGGTCATCCAGAACTTCGACCCGCCGGGGATCGGCGCGCGCGACCTGCGCGAGTGCATCCTGCTGCAGCTGCGCGACGCCGTGGTGCAGGACCTGATCAAGGAGACGGGCGAGGGCGAGCCGCCGCTGGCCGAGGTGGAGGAGCGGCTGCAGCAGAGCCTGGCGTACCGCATCGTCGACCAGTACTTCGACCAGCTGATCAACCACCGCTGGAGCGAGATCAGCAAGGAGCTCAGCATCACCCCTCGCGACGTGCAGGACGCGGCCGACGAGGTGGCCAAGCTGGACCCCAAGCCGGGGCTCAAGTACGCCAGCCACGGCGACAACTACATCATCCCCGACCTGATCGTCGAGAAGATCGACGGCGAGTACCTGGTGTTCCTGAACGACACCAGCCTGCCGCGGCTGAAGCTCAGTCGCACCTACCGCGACATCGCCAAGGACAAGAAGAAGTTCGTGGGCGAGAACAAGGAGTTCATCTCCAACAAGCTGAACTCGGCCAACTGGATGATCCAGGCGATCGAGCAGCGCAGGCAGACGATGCTGAAGGTGATGAACTTCATCGTCGACCGGCAGCGCGACTTCTTCGAGAAGGGGGTGCAGTACCTCAAGCCGCTCACGCTGCGCGAGGTGGCCGAGGTGATCGACATGCACGAGTCGACCGTCTCCCGCGTGACCAACGAGAAGTTCGTGCAGACGCCGCGCGGGGTGTTCCCGCTCAAGTTCTTCTTCTCGTCGGGGCTGTCGACGACCTCGGGCGAGGACGTCTCCGCCCGCGGGATCAAGGCGCAGATCGAGAAGCTCGTCGGCGAGGAGGACCCGGCGCACCCGCTCACCGACCAGGCGATCGTGAACATCCTCAAGGACGAGGGGATCCAGATCGCCCGGCGCACGGTGGCCAAGTACCGCGACCAGCTCGGCATCCTCTCCGCGCGGATGCGCAAGCGCGTGTGA
- the lptB gene encoding LPS export ABC transporter ATP-binding protein, with protein MSEHAFERIVAGLGPADVSTLIALRALVSADDGVNAVERARWLTTVAEEYRRWYGPSAGQAPGNFPAGETVRYLNEHVVQALATGGAVEFLDAEGYAVPAPNGAGNWSAVRLAPWALDEAREHGKERLLDLMDARIRAILADRQPQAMDLLYRPLMDLHGRLEQELRDNPFLDLSERDVEAMAREEEKPEAAAVAEPPPEPRPHLGPELDHAPLADLHPEGEHAPARRRSMLVPGGLTLSAKGMVKAYRGRRVVNDVDVHVAQGEIVGLLGPNGAGKTTTFYMIVGLIRPDRGRVFVGEREVTRVAMFRRARRGIGYLAQEPSIFRKLTVEENVMAILQMMRIPKAERKRRLEVLLDELSIKHLRKTKAYALSGGERRRLEITRALVSEPKFMLLDEPFAGVDPIAVHDIQQIVSDLRRRGIGVLISDHNVEQTLDIVDRAYIMYEGRVRVSGTVGELVWNDEVAEIYLGPTLTARMRERYPNPREDEAV; from the coding sequence GTGAGCGAGCACGCCTTCGAGCGGATCGTCGCCGGCCTGGGCCCGGCCGACGTCTCCACGCTGATCGCGCTGCGCGCCCTGGTGAGCGCCGACGACGGGGTGAACGCGGTGGAGCGCGCGCGCTGGCTCACCACGGTGGCCGAGGAGTACCGGCGCTGGTACGGCCCCTCGGCGGGGCAGGCGCCGGGGAACTTCCCCGCCGGCGAGACGGTGCGCTACCTGAACGAGCACGTGGTGCAGGCCCTGGCCACGGGCGGCGCGGTGGAGTTCCTCGACGCGGAAGGCTACGCCGTCCCCGCGCCCAACGGCGCCGGCAACTGGAGCGCCGTCCGGCTGGCCCCCTGGGCGCTGGACGAGGCCCGCGAGCACGGCAAGGAGCGGCTGCTGGACCTGATGGACGCGCGCATCCGGGCCATCCTGGCGGACCGGCAGCCCCAGGCGATGGACCTCCTGTACCGGCCGCTCATGGACCTCCACGGGCGCCTCGAGCAGGAGCTGCGGGACAACCCGTTCCTCGACCTGTCGGAGAGGGACGTCGAGGCGATGGCGCGGGAGGAGGAGAAGCCGGAGGCGGCGGCCGTCGCGGAGCCTCCCCCGGAGCCGCGGCCGCACCTCGGGCCGGAGCTGGACCACGCCCCGCTCGCCGACCTGCACCCCGAGGGCGAGCACGCCCCCGCGCGGCGCCGCTCCATGCTGGTTCCCGGCGGGCTCACGCTCTCCGCCAAGGGGATGGTGAAGGCGTACCGGGGGCGCCGGGTGGTCAACGACGTGGACGTGCACGTCGCGCAGGGCGAGATCGTGGGGCTGCTGGGGCCGAACGGGGCGGGGAAGACCACCACCTTCTACATGATCGTGGGGCTCATCCGCCCCGACCGGGGCCGCGTCTTCGTGGGCGAGCGCGAGGTGACGCGGGTGGCCATGTTCCGCCGCGCGCGCCGGGGGATCGGCTACCTGGCGCAGGAGCCGTCGATCTTCCGCAAGCTCACCGTGGAAGAGAACGTGATGGCGATCCTGCAGATGATGCGGATCCCCAAGGCCGAGCGGAAGCGGCGGCTCGAGGTGCTGCTGGACGAGCTGTCGATCAAGCACCTGCGCAAGACCAAGGCGTACGCCCTCTCCGGCGGCGAGCGGCGGCGGCTGGAGATCACCCGGGCGCTGGTGTCGGAGCCCAAGTTCATGCTGCTGGACGAGCCGTTCGCCGGCGTCGACCCGATCGCCGTGCACGACATCCAGCAGATCGTCTCCGACCTGCGCCGGCGCGGGATCGGGGTGCTGATCTCCGACCACAACGTGGAACAGACCCTGGACATCGTCGACCGCGCCTACATCATGTACGAGGGGCGGGTGCGGGTGTCGGGGACGGTGGGCGAGCTGGTGTGGAACGACGAGGTGGCCGAGATCTACCTGGGCCCCACGCTGACGGCGCGAATGCGTGAGCGGTATCCCAATCCGAGAGAAGACGAGGCGGTATGA
- a CDS encoding OstA-like protein, with product MRRALALLLAALALSAAAARPAAAQNTCELVYQNGPWSSVGDPANRVIAADGPLLVRCSGGEELRADSAVIYQNINEVHLFGQVDYQDPTRALTSDRATYNSQTGRLYATGNVVFTDKNRGSTLRGPELEYFKAMPGRPDPQAIAVGRPHLTITPKQQSGGRRREPMEVDADRVTSIGDRFMTAEGNVVIVSRDTRSTAEEAHYDATEERVELRRRAVVDGEKYDLRGDFIESRLKEGELQQVLARGNAQMESERLTATGPQLQLFFERELLQRMVSSRQPGSPAPDSAARSEAGARSVALAKGFRMEADSIEAVSPDQRLKQVNAVGRAQGVSWDTIPQPSLVRPDSGAAVVPVANRPMTEPPPGIDQRDVLTADTIIAFFRPKRGAAAADTARRGLVRPDTAPRGLVRPGPGRPAPASADTAQGDTADTEIERLLAIGDARSLYRLKNDSAGARRGRPALNYLIGDRIDLTFEDGEVDVAHVRGLKKGVYLDPEQAGSQVASDSAAAQGGRRTPPRAAPGAARPAGAGQPPRPAPAASPPPAPPAPSAQPRRTPAGGTRP from the coding sequence ATGCGCCGCGCCCTCGCCCTCCTGCTCGCCGCACTGGCGCTCTCGGCCGCCGCCGCTCGTCCCGCCGCGGCCCAGAACACCTGCGAGCTCGTCTACCAGAACGGGCCCTGGAGCTCGGTGGGCGATCCGGCCAACCGCGTGATCGCGGCCGACGGGCCGCTGCTGGTGCGCTGCTCGGGGGGCGAGGAGCTGCGCGCCGACAGCGCGGTGATCTACCAGAACATCAACGAGGTGCACCTCTTCGGGCAGGTGGACTACCAGGACCCCACCCGGGCGCTCACCTCCGACCGCGCCACCTACAACTCGCAGACGGGGCGCCTCTACGCCACCGGCAACGTCGTCTTCACCGACAAGAACCGCGGCAGCACGCTCCGCGGGCCCGAGCTGGAGTACTTCAAGGCCATGCCGGGGCGCCCCGACCCGCAGGCCATCGCCGTCGGGCGGCCGCACCTCACCATCACGCCGAAGCAGCAGAGCGGCGGCCGCCGCCGCGAGCCGATGGAGGTGGACGCCGACCGCGTGACCTCCATCGGCGACCGCTTCATGACCGCCGAGGGGAACGTGGTGATCGTCAGCCGCGACACCCGCTCGACGGCCGAGGAGGCGCACTACGACGCCACCGAGGAGCGGGTGGAGCTGCGCCGCCGCGCGGTGGTCGACGGCGAGAAGTACGACCTGCGCGGCGACTTCATCGAGAGCCGGCTGAAGGAGGGCGAGCTGCAGCAGGTGCTCGCGCGCGGCAACGCGCAGATGGAGAGCGAGCGGCTGACCGCCACGGGGCCGCAGCTGCAGCTCTTCTTCGAGCGCGAGCTCCTGCAGCGGATGGTCTCCAGCCGCCAGCCGGGGAGCCCGGCCCCCGATTCTGCGGCGCGCTCCGAGGCCGGGGCGCGCTCCGTGGCCCTGGCGAAGGGCTTCCGCATGGAGGCCGACTCGATCGAGGCGGTCTCGCCCGACCAGCGGCTCAAGCAGGTGAACGCGGTGGGCAGGGCGCAGGGCGTCTCCTGGGACACCATCCCCCAGCCGTCGCTGGTCCGCCCCGACTCGGGCGCCGCGGTCGTCCCCGTCGCCAACCGGCCGATGACCGAGCCGCCGCCGGGGATCGACCAGCGCGACGTGCTCACCGCCGACACCATCATCGCCTTCTTCCGCCCGAAGCGCGGCGCGGCCGCCGCGGACACGGCGCGGCGCGGCCTAGTGCGCCCCGACACCGCCCCGCGCGGCCTGGTCCGCCCGGGCCCCGGCCGGCCCGCGCCGGCGAGCGCGGACACGGCCCAGGGCGACACGGCCGACACCGAGATCGAGCGGCTGCTGGCGATCGGCGACGCGCGCTCGCTCTACCGGCTGAAGAACGACTCGGCGGGGGCCAGGCGGGGGCGCCCCGCGCTCAACTACCTGATCGGCGACCGCATCGACCTCACCTTCGAGGACGGCGAGGTGGACGTGGCCCACGTGCGGGGGCTGAAGAAGGGCGTCTACCTTGACCCCGAGCAGGCGGGGAGCCAGGTCGCTTCCGATTCCGCCGCCGCGCAGGGGGGACGGCGGACGCCGCCGCGGGCCGCTCCCGGCGCGGCGCGGCCGGCGGGCGCCGGGCAGCCGCCCCGCCCGGCGCCGGCCGCGTCGCCCCCGCCCGCGCCGCCGGCGCCGTCCGCGCAGCCGCGCCGGACGCCCGCGGGAGGGACGCGCCCGTGA
- the lptC gene encoding LPS export ABC transporter periplasmic protein LptC, with translation MGTKKRNLALVCITAASALAAACGPTPADPGTGQIEADASQVTYKMNMKITEDGLLKADLDADTAITPVGDTRTQLRVVRLTFFNPGEPPSKLTSKTGEYDQQSGLMIARGSVVLVTPGDKGMRTIKSEELHWDQKGDRVWSEKPTTITEAGQTLITQGFTSNSKFTNVTGTNARVTGVRVGEGGIRF, from the coding sequence ATGGGTACGAAGAAGCGCAACCTGGCACTGGTCTGCATCACCGCGGCGAGCGCGCTCGCCGCGGCGTGCGGCCCCACTCCGGCGGACCCGGGGACGGGGCAGATCGAGGCCGACGCCAGCCAGGTCACCTACAAGATGAACATGAAGATCACCGAGGACGGCCTGCTCAAGGCCGACCTCGACGCCGACACGGCCATCACGCCCGTCGGCGACACGCGCACGCAGCTCAGGGTGGTGCGGCTCACCTTCTTCAACCCCGGCGAGCCGCCCAGCAAGCTCACCTCGAAGACGGGCGAGTACGACCAGCAGTCGGGGCTGATGATCGCGCGCGGCAGCGTGGTCCTCGTCACCCCGGGCGACAAGGGGATGCGCACCATCAAGAGCGAGGAGCTGCACTGGGACCAGAAGGGCGACCGCGTCTGGAGCGAGAAGCCCACCACCATCACCGAGGCGGGGCAGACGCTGATCACGCAGGGCTTCACCTCCAACAGCAAGTTCACCAACGTGACCGGGACCAACGCGCGCGTCACCGGCGTGCGCGTGGGCGAGGGGGGGATCCGCTTCTGA
- a CDS encoding KpsF/GutQ family sugar-phosphate isomerase → MTAVDAFAPVGGLSVEEALRRARKVIRQEAQAVAALEERIGEPFAGAVEAILESGGRVIVSGVGKSGIVARKVAATLTSTGTPATFLHPVEALHGDLGIVGAGDVAVLLSRSGESEELRGLLEPLGRMGVRLVAMVGRTDSSLARQAEFVLDCSVAEEACPHDLAPTSSTTAALAMGDALAVALLLRRGFGREDFARLHPGGALGRRLLLTVRDVMLTGDLPLLPPTATMRECVVQLAERRGTVAVVDEELKLLGVVTSGDLTRLMEREEHFFGIAVSEVMTRDPRTAEPDQLAAAAVGLMERHGVMALPVLDDHRRVVGMVHLHDLMRAGAV, encoded by the coding sequence GTGACGGCGGTCGACGCCTTCGCGCCCGTCGGTGGCCTCTCCGTGGAGGAGGCGCTGCGGCGCGCGCGGAAGGTGATCCGCCAGGAGGCCCAGGCCGTGGCCGCGCTGGAGGAGCGCATCGGCGAGCCGTTCGCCGGCGCGGTGGAGGCGATCCTGGAGTCCGGCGGGCGGGTGATCGTCTCCGGCGTCGGCAAGTCGGGGATCGTCGCCCGCAAGGTGGCGGCGACGCTCACCTCCACGGGGACGCCGGCCACCTTCCTCCACCCGGTGGAGGCGCTGCACGGCGACCTGGGGATCGTGGGCGCGGGCGACGTGGCCGTCCTCCTCTCCCGCAGCGGCGAGAGCGAGGAGCTGCGCGGGCTGCTGGAGCCGCTGGGCCGCATGGGCGTGCGGCTGGTGGCGATGGTCGGACGCACCGACTCGTCCCTGGCGCGCCAGGCGGAGTTCGTGCTCGACTGCTCGGTGGCCGAAGAGGCGTGCCCGCACGACCTGGCGCCCACCTCGTCGACCACGGCGGCGCTGGCGATGGGAGACGCGCTGGCCGTGGCGCTCCTGCTCCGGCGCGGCTTCGGGCGCGAGGACTTCGCCCGGCTGCACCCGGGCGGCGCGCTGGGCCGGCGGCTCCTGCTCACCGTGCGCGACGTGATGCTGACCGGCGACCTGCCGCTCCTGCCGCCCACGGCCACCATGCGCGAGTGCGTGGTGCAGCTGGCCGAGCGGCGCGGGACGGTGGCGGTGGTGGACGAGGAGCTAAAGCTTTTGGGCGTGGTGACTTCGGGCGATCTCACCCGTCTCATGGAGCGGGAGGAACACTTCTTCGGGATCGCCGTATCGGAGGTCATGACGCGCGACCCTCGCACCGCCGAGCCCGACCAGCTCGCCGCCGCGGCGGTGGGGCTGATGGAGCGGCACGGCGTGATGGCGCTCCCGGTGCTCGACGACCATCGCCGCGTGGTGGGGATGGTGCACCTGCACGACCTGATGCGCGCGGGCGCGGTGTGA
- a CDS encoding HAD family hydrolase, whose product MAEAAERIPRGLARRVRLVALDVDGVLTDGGIYLGATDAGERVELKRFDIQDGLGIRMIQEAGITVAIVTGRESHAVRLRAEELGITEVHQDPSAAKLRIFEEMLGRLEIGWDEVAFVGDDLPDLAILRRVGLPAVVGNATSDARACAVWAARREGGRGAVREFAEALLSARGAWAERVEAYVRDREAGR is encoded by the coding sequence GTGGCTGAGGCGGCGGAGCGCATCCCGCGCGGGCTGGCGCGGCGCGTCCGGCTGGTGGCGCTGGACGTGGACGGGGTGCTGACCGACGGCGGCATCTACCTGGGCGCCACCGACGCCGGCGAGCGCGTGGAGCTGAAGCGCTTCGACATCCAGGACGGGCTGGGGATCCGCATGATCCAGGAGGCCGGGATCACCGTCGCCATCGTCACCGGGCGCGAGAGCCACGCGGTGCGGCTGCGCGCCGAGGAGCTGGGGATCACCGAGGTGCACCAGGACCCGAGCGCCGCCAAGCTCCGCATCTTCGAGGAGATGCTCGGGCGCCTGGAGATCGGCTGGGACGAGGTCGCCTTCGTGGGCGACGACCTGCCGGACCTGGCGATCCTGCGGCGCGTGGGGCTCCCGGCGGTGGTCGGCAACGCCACCAGCGACGCGCGGGCGTGCGCCGTCTGGGCCGCCCGGCGCGAGGGCGGGCGCGGCGCGGTGCGCGAGTTCGCGGAGGCGCTCCTCTCCGCGCGGGGCGCGTGGGCCGAGCGGGTCGAGGCGTACGTGCGCGACCGGGAGGCGGGGCGGTGA